One Cardinium endosymbiont cEper1 of Encarsia pergandiella genomic region harbors:
- the rplC gene encoding 50S ribosomal protein L3 has product MIGIIGKKIGMTSLYDGKGHKKACTIIQGGPCVVTQLRTKSIDGYQAVQLSYGDKKEKNTSKPLIGHFAKASTTPKSKQVEFRCDDDAVWQQITLGQVIRIDDVFVEGQFIDVVGTSKGKGFQGVVKRHGFSGVGSRSHGQHNRERAPGSVGSASFPSRVFKGMRMAGRTGGNRVKVTNLQVIKVLPEKNLIVLHGAVPGANNGYVILEK; this is encoded by the coding sequence ATGATTGGAATCATAGGAAAAAAAATTGGAATGACCAGTCTTTATGATGGTAAGGGTCACAAAAAAGCATGTACCATCATTCAGGGCGGTCCCTGTGTGGTGACACAGCTTAGAACAAAGTCTATAGATGGATATCAGGCTGTTCAATTGTCATATGGCGATAAAAAAGAAAAAAATACCTCTAAGCCTCTTATAGGCCATTTTGCTAAAGCTTCTACTACACCTAAGTCCAAGCAAGTGGAGTTTAGATGTGATGATGATGCGGTATGGCAGCAAATTACATTGGGTCAAGTGATTCGCATAGACGATGTTTTTGTCGAAGGTCAGTTTATAGACGTAGTTGGTACCTCCAAAGGTAAGGGCTTCCAAGGCGTTGTAAAGCGACATGGCTTTAGTGGCGTTGGTAGCCGTTCTCATGGTCAGCACAATCGAGAAAGAGCACCTGGTTCTGTTGGTTCAGCTTCTTTTCCCTCACGTGTATTCAAAGGAATGCGTATGGCTGGAAGAACAGGTGGCAATAGAGTTAAGGTGACCAACCTTCAGGTGATAAAAGTTTTGCCAGAGAAAAATCTAATTGTACTCCATGGAGCAGTCCCTGGTGCAAATAATGGTTACGTAATTTTGGAGAAATAA